A segment of the Candidatus Deferrimicrobiaceae bacterium genome:
ACGGAGCCCACGACCTCAAGGACCGGCTCGACCCGTCCTCCCCCATCTACCGGACGAACATCCCGGAGACGTGCGGGAAATGCCACTACGGCGTGCTCACCATTTTCCGCGAGAGCGTGCACGGGGTCGCTTTCTACCGGGGCGTCCCCGATGCCCCCGGGTGCGCCGACTGCCACGGGGAGCACGAAATCCGCCAGGCGGATGACCCCCGGTCCCCCGTATCCTTCATGGCCATTTCCGAAAAGACGTGCCCCTCCTGCCACACCGCGGAGAGGCTCGCCTCCCGGTACGGGGTCGAGATCAGCCGGGTCAAGGGGTACCGCGATAGCTTCCACGGCCTCTCCCAGCGGCTGGGCGACAGGACGGTGGCGAACTGCTCCTCCTGCCACGGGGTGCACGAGATCTTCCCGAGCTCCGACCTCCGCTCCACGGTGAACCCGAAGAACCTGCCGGTGACCTGCGGCCAGTGCCATCCCGGGGCGACGGCGAACTTCGCCAAGGGGAGCATCCACGCGGGCGCCGGCGGGATCGGGAGCACCGTCAAGGCCTGGGTGGAGGGGATCTACATCTGGCTGATCGTCCTCGTCATCGGGGGGATGGTTCTTCACAATGGCGCCGATTATCTCCGGAAGATGCAGGCCCTCTACCGGGAGAGAGCGGAAAAGTGGGATCACCCCGGTTACGAGCGGCTGAACCGTTCCGAGCGGCTTCAGCATTTCCTGACGCTTTCGAGCTTCTTCGTGCTCGTGGTGACGGGGTTCGCCCTCAAGTTCAAGTGGTCGGTCCCGTTCCTTTCGGACCACGCGAACGTCTCGCTCCGGGGCAACGGGCACCGGGCGGCCGCGCTCGTGATGGTGGGGACCTCCCTCTATCATGTCTTCTACGCCGTTTTCACGGCCCGCGGGCGGGGCCAGCTGGCCCGCATGATGCCCCGGTGGCAGGATGCCCTGGACGTCGTGTCGATGCTCCGATACTACGCGGGGCTCTCCGATCACAAGCCGAAGTTCGGCCGGTACGGCTACGTGGAGAAGGCCGAGTATCTCGCCCTCGTGTGGGGAACGATCGTGATGGTCGTCACCGGGTTCATGCTCTGGTTCGAGAACGAGACCCTGAAGCGGATCCCGATGTGGGGGCTGGACGTCGCCACCCTGGTTCACTTCTACGAGGCGATCCTGGCCACCCTGGCCATCTTCGTCTGGCACCTCTACTACGTGATCATCAACCCGGACTTCGCCCCCATGTCGCTCACCTGGATCGACGGAAAGCTCTCCCGCCACCACATGGAGCACGAGCATCCCCTCGAACTCGAGGAGATCGAGGAGAGGGAGCGGCGGGGGGAGAAAGCCGAGCCGGGATCGACCATCCTGCTGACGGAGGAGAAATGAAACCGCTTCGATCGTTCCTTATCGCCGCACTCCTGGCAGCCGCGGGAGTCGCGCTGGCCGCGACGGCGGATGCGGGTCCCACGGTCGGCGATTGCCAGGAATGCCACGGGGACAAGACGATCGAGAAGTCCCTTCCCGGCGGGAAGACGCAGTCGCTGTTCGTCGACGAGAAGGAGTTCCGGCAGTCGGTCCACGGCAAGGGAACGTGCACGTCGTGCCACGCGGACGCGAAGGTTCCGCACGGAAAGCTGGCGGCGGTCGCGTGCGGAAGGTGCCACGCCGACGCGCAGAAGTCGTACTCCCAGAGCACCCACGGGATCGTGCACGCGAAGGGGGTGAAAGACGTCCCGGGGTGCGAAGATTGCCACGGCAAGCATGCCATCCGCAAGGCGCAGGACCCGAAGGCGCGCACCTTCCGGCTCAACATCGTCGAGGTCTGCCTGAAATGCCACGAGGACAGGGTGATCGAGGAGAAGTACGGGCTCCCCGACCAGAAGGTGAT
Coding sequences within it:
- a CDS encoding cytochrome c3 family protein, which produces VTMSPLLRGGIRIAGILAATAVLLAFTPSSPWARGNSDCLDCHGSSDILSWSAGEKESNVRPGGPEKPRRSISPFPGTSLFVDPAAYEGSVHRDLSCTDCHQDAQGVPHTARLKPVDCSGCHTKETAVYAKSRHVVGRKAMVGIDAPQCTDCHGAHAISKTTLSTSPVYFRNVAATCTRCHGSKEVIEQGGIAIPGAARMYEKSIHNRAIVEKGLNKSASCVACHGAHDLKDRLDPSSPIYRTNIPETCGKCHYGVLTIFRESVHGVAFYRGVPDAPGCADCHGEHEIRQADDPRSPVSFMAISEKTCPSCHTAERLASRYGVEISRVKGYRDSFHGLSQRLGDRTVANCSSCHGVHEIFPSSDLRSTVNPKNLPVTCGQCHPGATANFAKGSIHAGAGGIGSTVKAWVEGIYIWLIVLVIGGMVLHNGADYLRKMQALYRERAEKWDHPGYERLNRSERLQHFLTLSSFFVLVVTGFALKFKWSVPFLSDHANVSLRGNGHRAAALVMVGTSLYHVFYAVFTARGRGQLARMMPRWQDALDVVSMLRYYAGLSDHKPKFGRYGYVEKAEYLALVWGTIVMVVTGFMLWFENETLKRIPMWGLDVATLVHFYEAILATLAIFVWHLYYVIINPDFAPMSLTWIDGKLSRHHMEHEHPLELEEIEERERRGEKAEPGSTILLTEEK